A genomic region of Canis aureus isolate CA01 chromosome 16, VMU_Caureus_v.1.0, whole genome shotgun sequence contains the following coding sequences:
- the EXOC7 gene encoding exocyst complex component 7 isoform X1 has product MIPPQEASARRREIEDKLKQEEETLSFIRDSLEKSDQLTKNMVSILSSFESRLMKLENSIIPVHKQTENLQRLQENVEKTLSCLDHVISYYHVASDTEKIIREGPTGRLEEYLGSMAKIQKAVEYFQDNSPDSPELNKVKLLFERGKESLESEFRSLMTRHSKVVSPVLILDLISGEDELEVQEEVPLEHLPEGVLQDVIRISRWLVEYGRNQDFMNVYYQIRSSQLDRSIKGLKEHFRKSSSSSGVPYSPAIPNKRKDTPTKKPLKRPGTIRKAQNLLKQYSQHGLDGKKGGSNLIPLEGHEHDFRVKHLSEALNDKHGPLAGRDDTLDVETDAYIHCVSAFVKLAQSEYQLLMDVIPEHHQKKTFDSLIQDALDGLMLEGENIVSAARKAIIRHDFSAVLTVFPILRHLKQTKPEFDQVLQGTAASTKNKLPGLITSMETVGAKALEDFADNIKNDPDKEYNMPKDGTVHELTSNAILFLQQLLDFQETAGAMLASQEWHSLVRRCPACLAPPSAFLHLLLGSPVLPISLTQLTVPWAGASGPAGCLPTDCCPGIGAGEVGMEGVLGDTYNIPLDPRETSSSATSYSSEFSKRLLSTYICKVLGNLQLNLLSKSKVYEDPALSAIFLHNNYNYILKALEKSELIQLVAVTQKTAERSYREHIEQQIQTYQRSWLKVTDYISEKNLPVFQPGVKLRDKERQMIKERFKGFNDGLEELCKIQKAWAIPDMEQRDKIRQAQKNIVRETYGAFLHRYGSVPFTKNPEKYIKYRVEQVGDMIDRLFDTSA; this is encoded by the exons ATGATCCCCCCGCAGGAGGCGTCCGCCCGGCGGCGGGAGATCGAGGACAAGCTGAAGCAG GAGGAGGAGACGCTGTCCTTCATCCGAGACAGCCTGGAGAAGAGCGACCAGCTCACCAAAAACATG GTGTCTATCCTGTCATCCTTTGAGAGTCGCCTTATGAAGCTAGAGAACTCCATCATCCCTGTGCACAAGCAGACTGAGAACCTGCAGCGGCTGCAGGAGAATGTTGAGAAGACTCTGTCCTGCCTAGACCATGTCATCAGCTACTACCATGTGGCCAGTGACACTGAGAAAATCATCAGGGAGGG CCCCACAGGCAGGCTGGAAGAGTACCTGGGGAGCATGGCCAAGATTCAGAAGGCTGTGGAGTATTTCCAGGACAATAGCCCAGACAGCCCAGAGCTCAACAAAGTG AAGCTGCTGTTTGAGCGGGGGAAGGAGTCGCTGGAGTCCGAGTTCCGCAGCCTGATGACGAGGCACAGTAAGGTCGTGTCCCCTGTGCTCATCCTGGATCTGATCAGTGGCGAAGATGAGCTGGAGGTCCAGGAGGAGGTACCCCTGGAGCACCTGCCCGAGGGAGTGCTCCAGGACGTGATCCGCATCTCCCGCTGGCTGGTGGAATACGGCCGCAACCAAG ATTTCATGAATGTCTACTACCAGATTCGCTCCAGCCAGCTAGACCGCTCCATCAAGGGCCTGAAGGAGCATTTCCGGAAGAGTAGTTCCTCCTCTGGGGTTCCCTACTCCCCTGCTATCCCCAATAAGAGGAAAGACACGCCCACCAAGAAGCCCCTCAAGAGGCCAg GGACGATCCGTAAGGCTCAGAACCTTCTGAAACAGTATTCCCAGCATGGTCTAGATGGGAAAAAGGGGGGCTCTAACCTCATTCCTCTGGAAG GTCACGAGCATGATTTCCGAGTTAAGCACCTGTCCGAGGCCCTGAACGACAAGCACGGGCCGCTGGCTG GGAGAGACGACACGCTAGATGTGGAGACCGACGCCTACATTCACTGTGTCAGTGCCTTCGTCAAGTTGGCCCAGAGCGAGTACCAGCTGCTGATGGACGTCATCCCTGAGCACCATCAGAAAAAGACCTTTGATTCTCTGATCCAG GATGCACTGGACGGGCTGATGCTCGAAGGGGAGAACATCGTGTCTGCTGCCCGCAAGGCCATCATCCGACACGACTTCTCTGCCGTGCTCACTGTCTTCCCCATCCTGCGGCACCTCAAGCAGACGAAGCCCGAGTTTGACCAGGTGCTCCAG GGTACAGCTGCCAGCACCAAGAACAAGCTGCCCGGCCTCATCACCTCCATGGAGACAGTTGGAGCCAAGGCATTGGAGGACTTTGCCGACAACATCAAG AATGATCCAGACAAGGAATACAACATGCCCAAGGATGGCACCGTGCATGAGCTCACAAGCAAT GCCATCCTTTTCCTACAGCAACTCCTGGATTTCCAAGAGACAGCCGGGGCGATGCTGGCCTCCCAAG AGTGGCACTCCCTGGTTCGAAGATGCCCTGCCTGCCTCGCCCCTCCTTCCGCATTTCTCCATCTGCTCTTGGGTTCGCCTGTCCTCCCGATTAGTCTCACACAGCTGACCGTTCCGTGGGCTGGCGCCTCAGGGCCAGCCGGGTGTCTTCCCACTGACTGCTGCCCTGGCATTGGAGCTGGGGAGGTTGGCATGGAAGGAG TTCTTGGGGACACATACAATATTCCTTTAGACCCCCGAG AGACCAGCTCTTCAGCCACCAGCTACAGCTCCGAGTTCAGCAAGCGCCTGCTAAGCACGTATATCT GTAAAGTCCTGGGCAACCTGCAGCTGAACCTCCTGAGCAAGTCCAAAGTGTATGAGGACCCAGCTCTGAGCGCCATCTTTCTGCACAACAACTACAACTACATCCTCAAGGCCCTGGAGAA GTCTGAGCTGATCCAGCTGGTGGCTGTGACCCAGAAGACTGCTGAGCGCTCCTACCGGGAGCACATTGAGCAGCAGATCCAGACCTACCAGCGGAG CTGGTTAAAGGTGACTGACTACATCTCTGAGAAGAATCTACCTGTATTCCAACCCGGAGTCAAG CTGAGGGACAAGGAGCGACAGATGATCAAAGAGCGTTTCAAG GGTTTCAATGATGGCCTTGAAGAATTGTGCAAGATCCAGAAGGCCTGGGCTATTCCTGACATGGAGCAGAGAGACAAGATTCGCCAAGCTCAGAAAAACATCGTCAGGGAGACGTACGGGGCCTTTCTGCACAG GTATGGCAGCGTGCCGTTCACCAAGAACCCTGAGAAGTACATCAAGTACCGCGTGGAGCAGGTGGGCGACATGATCGATCGCCTCTTTGACACCTCTGCCtga
- the EXOC7 gene encoding exocyst complex component 7 isoform X6, producing the protein MIPPQEASARRREIEDKLKQEEETLSFIRDSLEKSDQLTKNMVSILSSFESRLMKLENSIIPVHKQTENLQRLQENVEKTLSCLDHVISYYHVASDTEKIIREGPTGRLEEYLGSMAKIQKAVEYFQDNSPDSPELNKVKLLFERGKESLESEFRSLMTRHSKVVSPVLILDLISGEDELEVQEEVPLEHLPEGVLQDVIRISRWLVEYGRNQDFMNVYYQIRSSQLDRSIKGLKEHFRKSSSSSGVPYSPAIPNKRKDTPTKKPLKRPGTIRKAQNLLKQYSQHGLDGKKGGSNLIPLEGHEHDFRVKHLSEALNDKHGPLAGRDDTLDVETDAYIHCVSAFVKLAQSEYQLLMDVIPEHHQKKTFDSLIQDALDGLMLEGENIVSAARKAIIRHDFSAVLTVFPILRHLKQTKPEFDQVLQGTAASTKNKLPGLITSMETVGAKALEDFADNIKNDPDKEYNMPKDGTVHELTSNAILFLQQLLDFQETAGAMLASQETSSSATSYSSEFSKRLLSTYICKVLGNLQLNLLSKSKVYEDPALSAIFLHNNYNYILKALEKSELIQLVAVTQKTAERSYREHIEQQIQTYQRSWLKVTDYISEKNLPVFQPGVKLRDKERQMIKERFKGFNDGLEELCKIQKAWAIPDMEQRDKIRQAQKNIVRETYGAFLHRYGSVPFTKNPEKYIKYRVEQVGDMIDRLFDTSA; encoded by the exons ATGATCCCCCCGCAGGAGGCGTCCGCCCGGCGGCGGGAGATCGAGGACAAGCTGAAGCAG GAGGAGGAGACGCTGTCCTTCATCCGAGACAGCCTGGAGAAGAGCGACCAGCTCACCAAAAACATG GTGTCTATCCTGTCATCCTTTGAGAGTCGCCTTATGAAGCTAGAGAACTCCATCATCCCTGTGCACAAGCAGACTGAGAACCTGCAGCGGCTGCAGGAGAATGTTGAGAAGACTCTGTCCTGCCTAGACCATGTCATCAGCTACTACCATGTGGCCAGTGACACTGAGAAAATCATCAGGGAGGG CCCCACAGGCAGGCTGGAAGAGTACCTGGGGAGCATGGCCAAGATTCAGAAGGCTGTGGAGTATTTCCAGGACAATAGCCCAGACAGCCCAGAGCTCAACAAAGTG AAGCTGCTGTTTGAGCGGGGGAAGGAGTCGCTGGAGTCCGAGTTCCGCAGCCTGATGACGAGGCACAGTAAGGTCGTGTCCCCTGTGCTCATCCTGGATCTGATCAGTGGCGAAGATGAGCTGGAGGTCCAGGAGGAGGTACCCCTGGAGCACCTGCCCGAGGGAGTGCTCCAGGACGTGATCCGCATCTCCCGCTGGCTGGTGGAATACGGCCGCAACCAAG ATTTCATGAATGTCTACTACCAGATTCGCTCCAGCCAGCTAGACCGCTCCATCAAGGGCCTGAAGGAGCATTTCCGGAAGAGTAGTTCCTCCTCTGGGGTTCCCTACTCCCCTGCTATCCCCAATAAGAGGAAAGACACGCCCACCAAGAAGCCCCTCAAGAGGCCAg GGACGATCCGTAAGGCTCAGAACCTTCTGAAACAGTATTCCCAGCATGGTCTAGATGGGAAAAAGGGGGGCTCTAACCTCATTCCTCTGGAAG GTCACGAGCATGATTTCCGAGTTAAGCACCTGTCCGAGGCCCTGAACGACAAGCACGGGCCGCTGGCTG GGAGAGACGACACGCTAGATGTGGAGACCGACGCCTACATTCACTGTGTCAGTGCCTTCGTCAAGTTGGCCCAGAGCGAGTACCAGCTGCTGATGGACGTCATCCCTGAGCACCATCAGAAAAAGACCTTTGATTCTCTGATCCAG GATGCACTGGACGGGCTGATGCTCGAAGGGGAGAACATCGTGTCTGCTGCCCGCAAGGCCATCATCCGACACGACTTCTCTGCCGTGCTCACTGTCTTCCCCATCCTGCGGCACCTCAAGCAGACGAAGCCCGAGTTTGACCAGGTGCTCCAG GGTACAGCTGCCAGCACCAAGAACAAGCTGCCCGGCCTCATCACCTCCATGGAGACAGTTGGAGCCAAGGCATTGGAGGACTTTGCCGACAACATCAAG AATGATCCAGACAAGGAATACAACATGCCCAAGGATGGCACCGTGCATGAGCTCACAAGCAAT GCCATCCTTTTCCTACAGCAACTCCTGGATTTCCAAGAGACAGCCGGGGCGATGCTGGCCTCCCAAG AGACCAGCTCTTCAGCCACCAGCTACAGCTCCGAGTTCAGCAAGCGCCTGCTAAGCACGTATATCT GTAAAGTCCTGGGCAACCTGCAGCTGAACCTCCTGAGCAAGTCCAAAGTGTATGAGGACCCAGCTCTGAGCGCCATCTTTCTGCACAACAACTACAACTACATCCTCAAGGCCCTGGAGAA GTCTGAGCTGATCCAGCTGGTGGCTGTGACCCAGAAGACTGCTGAGCGCTCCTACCGGGAGCACATTGAGCAGCAGATCCAGACCTACCAGCGGAG CTGGTTAAAGGTGACTGACTACATCTCTGAGAAGAATCTACCTGTATTCCAACCCGGAGTCAAG CTGAGGGACAAGGAGCGACAGATGATCAAAGAGCGTTTCAAG GGTTTCAATGATGGCCTTGAAGAATTGTGCAAGATCCAGAAGGCCTGGGCTATTCCTGACATGGAGCAGAGAGACAAGATTCGCCAAGCTCAGAAAAACATCGTCAGGGAGACGTACGGGGCCTTTCTGCACAG GTATGGCAGCGTGCCGTTCACCAAGAACCCTGAGAAGTACATCAAGTACCGCGTGGAGCAGGTGGGCGACATGATCGATCGCCTCTTTGACACCTCTGCCtga
- the EXOC7 gene encoding exocyst complex component 7 isoform X5 yields MIPPQEASARRREIEDKLKQEEETLSFIRDSLEKSDQLTKNMVSILSSFESRLMKLENSIIPVHKQTENLQRLQENVEKTLSCLDHVISYYHVASDTEKIIREGPTGRLEEYLGSMAKIQKAVEYFQDNSPDSPELNKVKLLFERGKESLESEFRSLMTRHSKVVSPVLILDLISGEDELEVQEEVPLEHLPEGVLQDVIRISRWLVEYGRNQDFMNVYYQIRSSQLDRSIKGLKEHFRKSSSSSGVPYSPAIPNKRKDTPTKKPLKRPGTIRKAQNLLKQYSQHGLDGKKGGSNLIPLEGHEHDFRVKHLSEALNDKHGPLAGRDDTLDVETDAYIHCVSAFVKLAQSEYQLLMDVIPEHHQKKTFDSLIQDALDGLMLEGENIVSAARKAIIRHDFSAVLTVFPILRHLKQTKPEFDQVLQGTAASTKNKLPGLITSMETVGAKALEDFADNIKNDPDKEYNMPKDGTVHELTSNAILFLQQLLDFQETAGAMLASQVLGDTYNIPLDPRETSSSATSYSSEFSKRLLSTYICKVLGNLQLNLLSKSKVYEDPALSAIFLHNNYNYILKALEKSELIQLVAVTQKTAERSYREHIEQQIQTYQRSWLKVTDYISEKNLPVFQPGVKLRDKERQMIKERFKGFNDGLEELCKIQKAWAIPDMEQRDKIRQAQKNIVRETYGAFLHRYGSVPFTKNPEKYIKYRVEQVGDMIDRLFDTSA; encoded by the exons ATGATCCCCCCGCAGGAGGCGTCCGCCCGGCGGCGGGAGATCGAGGACAAGCTGAAGCAG GAGGAGGAGACGCTGTCCTTCATCCGAGACAGCCTGGAGAAGAGCGACCAGCTCACCAAAAACATG GTGTCTATCCTGTCATCCTTTGAGAGTCGCCTTATGAAGCTAGAGAACTCCATCATCCCTGTGCACAAGCAGACTGAGAACCTGCAGCGGCTGCAGGAGAATGTTGAGAAGACTCTGTCCTGCCTAGACCATGTCATCAGCTACTACCATGTGGCCAGTGACACTGAGAAAATCATCAGGGAGGG CCCCACAGGCAGGCTGGAAGAGTACCTGGGGAGCATGGCCAAGATTCAGAAGGCTGTGGAGTATTTCCAGGACAATAGCCCAGACAGCCCAGAGCTCAACAAAGTG AAGCTGCTGTTTGAGCGGGGGAAGGAGTCGCTGGAGTCCGAGTTCCGCAGCCTGATGACGAGGCACAGTAAGGTCGTGTCCCCTGTGCTCATCCTGGATCTGATCAGTGGCGAAGATGAGCTGGAGGTCCAGGAGGAGGTACCCCTGGAGCACCTGCCCGAGGGAGTGCTCCAGGACGTGATCCGCATCTCCCGCTGGCTGGTGGAATACGGCCGCAACCAAG ATTTCATGAATGTCTACTACCAGATTCGCTCCAGCCAGCTAGACCGCTCCATCAAGGGCCTGAAGGAGCATTTCCGGAAGAGTAGTTCCTCCTCTGGGGTTCCCTACTCCCCTGCTATCCCCAATAAGAGGAAAGACACGCCCACCAAGAAGCCCCTCAAGAGGCCAg GGACGATCCGTAAGGCTCAGAACCTTCTGAAACAGTATTCCCAGCATGGTCTAGATGGGAAAAAGGGGGGCTCTAACCTCATTCCTCTGGAAG GTCACGAGCATGATTTCCGAGTTAAGCACCTGTCCGAGGCCCTGAACGACAAGCACGGGCCGCTGGCTG GGAGAGACGACACGCTAGATGTGGAGACCGACGCCTACATTCACTGTGTCAGTGCCTTCGTCAAGTTGGCCCAGAGCGAGTACCAGCTGCTGATGGACGTCATCCCTGAGCACCATCAGAAAAAGACCTTTGATTCTCTGATCCAG GATGCACTGGACGGGCTGATGCTCGAAGGGGAGAACATCGTGTCTGCTGCCCGCAAGGCCATCATCCGACACGACTTCTCTGCCGTGCTCACTGTCTTCCCCATCCTGCGGCACCTCAAGCAGACGAAGCCCGAGTTTGACCAGGTGCTCCAG GGTACAGCTGCCAGCACCAAGAACAAGCTGCCCGGCCTCATCACCTCCATGGAGACAGTTGGAGCCAAGGCATTGGAGGACTTTGCCGACAACATCAAG AATGATCCAGACAAGGAATACAACATGCCCAAGGATGGCACCGTGCATGAGCTCACAAGCAAT GCCATCCTTTTCCTACAGCAACTCCTGGATTTCCAAGAGACAGCCGGGGCGATGCTGGCCTCCCAAG TTCTTGGGGACACATACAATATTCCTTTAGACCCCCGAG AGACCAGCTCTTCAGCCACCAGCTACAGCTCCGAGTTCAGCAAGCGCCTGCTAAGCACGTATATCT GTAAAGTCCTGGGCAACCTGCAGCTGAACCTCCTGAGCAAGTCCAAAGTGTATGAGGACCCAGCTCTGAGCGCCATCTTTCTGCACAACAACTACAACTACATCCTCAAGGCCCTGGAGAA GTCTGAGCTGATCCAGCTGGTGGCTGTGACCCAGAAGACTGCTGAGCGCTCCTACCGGGAGCACATTGAGCAGCAGATCCAGACCTACCAGCGGAG CTGGTTAAAGGTGACTGACTACATCTCTGAGAAGAATCTACCTGTATTCCAACCCGGAGTCAAG CTGAGGGACAAGGAGCGACAGATGATCAAAGAGCGTTTCAAG GGTTTCAATGATGGCCTTGAAGAATTGTGCAAGATCCAGAAGGCCTGGGCTATTCCTGACATGGAGCAGAGAGACAAGATTCGCCAAGCTCAGAAAAACATCGTCAGGGAGACGTACGGGGCCTTTCTGCACAG GTATGGCAGCGTGCCGTTCACCAAGAACCCTGAGAAGTACATCAAGTACCGCGTGGAGCAGGTGGGCGACATGATCGATCGCCTCTTTGACACCTCTGCCtga
- the EXOC7 gene encoding exocyst complex component 7 isoform X9 yields MIPPQEASARRREIEDKLKQEEETLSFIRDSLEKSDQLTKNMVSILSSFESRLMKLENSIIPVHKQTENLQRLQENVEKTLSCLDHVISYYHVASDTEKIIREGPTGRLEEYLGSMAKIQKAVEYFQDNSPDSPELNKVKLLFERGKESLESEFRSLMTRHSKVVSPVLILDLISGEDELEVQEEVPLEHLPEGVLQDVIRISRWLVEYGRNQDFMNVYYQIRSSQLDRSIKGLKEHFRKSSSSSGVPYSPAIPNKRKDTPTKKPLKRPGHEHDFRVKHLSEALNDKHGPLAGRDDTLDVETDAYIHCVSAFVKLAQSEYQLLMDVIPEHHQKKTFDSLIQDALDGLMLEGENIVSAARKAIIRHDFSAVLTVFPILRHLKQTKPEFDQVLQGTAASTKNKLPGLITSMETVGAKALEDFADNIKNDPDKEYNMPKDGTVHELTSNAILFLQQLLDFQETAGAMLASQETSSSATSYSSEFSKRLLSTYICKVLGNLQLNLLSKSKVYEDPALSAIFLHNNYNYILKALEKSELIQLVAVTQKTAERSYREHIEQQIQTYQRSWLKVTDYISEKNLPVFQPGVKLRDKERQMIKERFKGFNDGLEELCKIQKAWAIPDMEQRDKIRQAQKNIVRETYGAFLHRYGSVPFTKNPEKYIKYRVEQVGDMIDRLFDTSA; encoded by the exons ATGATCCCCCCGCAGGAGGCGTCCGCCCGGCGGCGGGAGATCGAGGACAAGCTGAAGCAG GAGGAGGAGACGCTGTCCTTCATCCGAGACAGCCTGGAGAAGAGCGACCAGCTCACCAAAAACATG GTGTCTATCCTGTCATCCTTTGAGAGTCGCCTTATGAAGCTAGAGAACTCCATCATCCCTGTGCACAAGCAGACTGAGAACCTGCAGCGGCTGCAGGAGAATGTTGAGAAGACTCTGTCCTGCCTAGACCATGTCATCAGCTACTACCATGTGGCCAGTGACACTGAGAAAATCATCAGGGAGGG CCCCACAGGCAGGCTGGAAGAGTACCTGGGGAGCATGGCCAAGATTCAGAAGGCTGTGGAGTATTTCCAGGACAATAGCCCAGACAGCCCAGAGCTCAACAAAGTG AAGCTGCTGTTTGAGCGGGGGAAGGAGTCGCTGGAGTCCGAGTTCCGCAGCCTGATGACGAGGCACAGTAAGGTCGTGTCCCCTGTGCTCATCCTGGATCTGATCAGTGGCGAAGATGAGCTGGAGGTCCAGGAGGAGGTACCCCTGGAGCACCTGCCCGAGGGAGTGCTCCAGGACGTGATCCGCATCTCCCGCTGGCTGGTGGAATACGGCCGCAACCAAG ATTTCATGAATGTCTACTACCAGATTCGCTCCAGCCAGCTAGACCGCTCCATCAAGGGCCTGAAGGAGCATTTCCGGAAGAGTAGTTCCTCCTCTGGGGTTCCCTACTCCCCTGCTATCCCCAATAAGAGGAAAGACACGCCCACCAAGAAGCCCCTCAAGAGGCCAg GTCACGAGCATGATTTCCGAGTTAAGCACCTGTCCGAGGCCCTGAACGACAAGCACGGGCCGCTGGCTG GGAGAGACGACACGCTAGATGTGGAGACCGACGCCTACATTCACTGTGTCAGTGCCTTCGTCAAGTTGGCCCAGAGCGAGTACCAGCTGCTGATGGACGTCATCCCTGAGCACCATCAGAAAAAGACCTTTGATTCTCTGATCCAG GATGCACTGGACGGGCTGATGCTCGAAGGGGAGAACATCGTGTCTGCTGCCCGCAAGGCCATCATCCGACACGACTTCTCTGCCGTGCTCACTGTCTTCCCCATCCTGCGGCACCTCAAGCAGACGAAGCCCGAGTTTGACCAGGTGCTCCAG GGTACAGCTGCCAGCACCAAGAACAAGCTGCCCGGCCTCATCACCTCCATGGAGACAGTTGGAGCCAAGGCATTGGAGGACTTTGCCGACAACATCAAG AATGATCCAGACAAGGAATACAACATGCCCAAGGATGGCACCGTGCATGAGCTCACAAGCAAT GCCATCCTTTTCCTACAGCAACTCCTGGATTTCCAAGAGACAGCCGGGGCGATGCTGGCCTCCCAAG AGACCAGCTCTTCAGCCACCAGCTACAGCTCCGAGTTCAGCAAGCGCCTGCTAAGCACGTATATCT GTAAAGTCCTGGGCAACCTGCAGCTGAACCTCCTGAGCAAGTCCAAAGTGTATGAGGACCCAGCTCTGAGCGCCATCTTTCTGCACAACAACTACAACTACATCCTCAAGGCCCTGGAGAA GTCTGAGCTGATCCAGCTGGTGGCTGTGACCCAGAAGACTGCTGAGCGCTCCTACCGGGAGCACATTGAGCAGCAGATCCAGACCTACCAGCGGAG CTGGTTAAAGGTGACTGACTACATCTCTGAGAAGAATCTACCTGTATTCCAACCCGGAGTCAAG CTGAGGGACAAGGAGCGACAGATGATCAAAGAGCGTTTCAAG GGTTTCAATGATGGCCTTGAAGAATTGTGCAAGATCCAGAAGGCCTGGGCTATTCCTGACATGGAGCAGAGAGACAAGATTCGCCAAGCTCAGAAAAACATCGTCAGGGAGACGTACGGGGCCTTTCTGCACAG GTATGGCAGCGTGCCGTTCACCAAGAACCCTGAGAAGTACATCAAGTACCGCGTGGAGCAGGTGGGCGACATGATCGATCGCCTCTTTGACACCTCTGCCtga
- the EXOC7 gene encoding exocyst complex component 7 isoform X8, whose protein sequence is MIPPQEASARRREIEDKLKQEEETLSFIRDSLEKSDQLTKNMVSILSSFESRLMKLENSIIPVHKQTENLQRLQENVEKTLSCLDHVISYYHVASDTEKIIREGPTGRLEEYLGSMAKIQKAVEYFQDNSPDSPELNKVKLLFERGKESLESEFRSLMTRHSKVVSPVLILDLISGEDELEVQEEVPLEHLPEGVLQDVIRISRWLVEYGRNQDFMNVYYQIRSSQLDRSIKGLKEHFRKSSSSSGVPYSPAIPNKRKDTPTKKPLKRPGTIRKAQNLLKQYSQHGLDGKKGGSNLIPLEGRDDTLDVETDAYIHCVSAFVKLAQSEYQLLMDVIPEHHQKKTFDSLIQDALDGLMLEGENIVSAARKAIIRHDFSAVLTVFPILRHLKQTKPEFDQVLQGTAASTKNKLPGLITSMETVGAKALEDFADNIKNDPDKEYNMPKDGTVHELTSNAILFLQQLLDFQETAGAMLASQETSSSATSYSSEFSKRLLSTYICKVLGNLQLNLLSKSKVYEDPALSAIFLHNNYNYILKALEKSELIQLVAVTQKTAERSYREHIEQQIQTYQRSWLKVTDYISEKNLPVFQPGVKLRDKERQMIKERFKGFNDGLEELCKIQKAWAIPDMEQRDKIRQAQKNIVRETYGAFLHRYGSVPFTKNPEKYIKYRVEQVGDMIDRLFDTSA, encoded by the exons ATGATCCCCCCGCAGGAGGCGTCCGCCCGGCGGCGGGAGATCGAGGACAAGCTGAAGCAG GAGGAGGAGACGCTGTCCTTCATCCGAGACAGCCTGGAGAAGAGCGACCAGCTCACCAAAAACATG GTGTCTATCCTGTCATCCTTTGAGAGTCGCCTTATGAAGCTAGAGAACTCCATCATCCCTGTGCACAAGCAGACTGAGAACCTGCAGCGGCTGCAGGAGAATGTTGAGAAGACTCTGTCCTGCCTAGACCATGTCATCAGCTACTACCATGTGGCCAGTGACACTGAGAAAATCATCAGGGAGGG CCCCACAGGCAGGCTGGAAGAGTACCTGGGGAGCATGGCCAAGATTCAGAAGGCTGTGGAGTATTTCCAGGACAATAGCCCAGACAGCCCAGAGCTCAACAAAGTG AAGCTGCTGTTTGAGCGGGGGAAGGAGTCGCTGGAGTCCGAGTTCCGCAGCCTGATGACGAGGCACAGTAAGGTCGTGTCCCCTGTGCTCATCCTGGATCTGATCAGTGGCGAAGATGAGCTGGAGGTCCAGGAGGAGGTACCCCTGGAGCACCTGCCCGAGGGAGTGCTCCAGGACGTGATCCGCATCTCCCGCTGGCTGGTGGAATACGGCCGCAACCAAG ATTTCATGAATGTCTACTACCAGATTCGCTCCAGCCAGCTAGACCGCTCCATCAAGGGCCTGAAGGAGCATTTCCGGAAGAGTAGTTCCTCCTCTGGGGTTCCCTACTCCCCTGCTATCCCCAATAAGAGGAAAGACACGCCCACCAAGAAGCCCCTCAAGAGGCCAg GGACGATCCGTAAGGCTCAGAACCTTCTGAAACAGTATTCCCAGCATGGTCTAGATGGGAAAAAGGGGGGCTCTAACCTCATTCCTCTGGAAG GGAGAGACGACACGCTAGATGTGGAGACCGACGCCTACATTCACTGTGTCAGTGCCTTCGTCAAGTTGGCCCAGAGCGAGTACCAGCTGCTGATGGACGTCATCCCTGAGCACCATCAGAAAAAGACCTTTGATTCTCTGATCCAG GATGCACTGGACGGGCTGATGCTCGAAGGGGAGAACATCGTGTCTGCTGCCCGCAAGGCCATCATCCGACACGACTTCTCTGCCGTGCTCACTGTCTTCCCCATCCTGCGGCACCTCAAGCAGACGAAGCCCGAGTTTGACCAGGTGCTCCAG GGTACAGCTGCCAGCACCAAGAACAAGCTGCCCGGCCTCATCACCTCCATGGAGACAGTTGGAGCCAAGGCATTGGAGGACTTTGCCGACAACATCAAG AATGATCCAGACAAGGAATACAACATGCCCAAGGATGGCACCGTGCATGAGCTCACAAGCAAT GCCATCCTTTTCCTACAGCAACTCCTGGATTTCCAAGAGACAGCCGGGGCGATGCTGGCCTCCCAAG AGACCAGCTCTTCAGCCACCAGCTACAGCTCCGAGTTCAGCAAGCGCCTGCTAAGCACGTATATCT GTAAAGTCCTGGGCAACCTGCAGCTGAACCTCCTGAGCAAGTCCAAAGTGTATGAGGACCCAGCTCTGAGCGCCATCTTTCTGCACAACAACTACAACTACATCCTCAAGGCCCTGGAGAA GTCTGAGCTGATCCAGCTGGTGGCTGTGACCCAGAAGACTGCTGAGCGCTCCTACCGGGAGCACATTGAGCAGCAGATCCAGACCTACCAGCGGAG CTGGTTAAAGGTGACTGACTACATCTCTGAGAAGAATCTACCTGTATTCCAACCCGGAGTCAAG CTGAGGGACAAGGAGCGACAGATGATCAAAGAGCGTTTCAAG GGTTTCAATGATGGCCTTGAAGAATTGTGCAAGATCCAGAAGGCCTGGGCTATTCCTGACATGGAGCAGAGAGACAAGATTCGCCAAGCTCAGAAAAACATCGTCAGGGAGACGTACGGGGCCTTTCTGCACAG GTATGGCAGCGTGCCGTTCACCAAGAACCCTGAGAAGTACATCAAGTACCGCGTGGAGCAGGTGGGCGACATGATCGATCGCCTCTTTGACACCTCTGCCtga